The nucleotide window TGATGTCAATAAGATGGGATAATGTTTTAGATATGATGGTAACAAATAACTCTCAATAGCAAATTATCATAgacaaaggaaaacaaaaaaaggttCTGAATTCTTGAAttgcagaaaaaaaaacgatttattGGGAAGTTAAATTGCCGCCACTTTGTTGCCAGAGATTGATGATGTCAGTAGCTTGATTAAGGAGAATAATCATCTTCTTCTGAGAGATCCATGGCTTAGCTTCGAGAGTAGTCTTGAGCTCTTCCCAAGCATCTTTTCTAGGCCAGAAGAAGTAAGGACTCAGTGGGATTGTCCCATGTCCAGGGACATGCTGGTCCAATCCTAATCCTATGTTCTTCTCCATCCACACAAACTTAAGAACCACTCTCGCCTTCTCATCTTGTTGGTTCACCACCTAAccacacaacaacaacagctaTGATTTTTTGAGTTTTGTCTTAAAACATATAACACAAGTAGAAGAGTGTGTTGTTGCTATGTCACCTTTTTTGGTTGTGGAGTGTCGGAAGTATCAATGCCGGTGACTGGTTCAGAAGTGAGTGTCTCTGGAGCTGCAAGAGCC belongs to Brassica rapa cultivar Chiifu-401-42 chromosome A07, CAAS_Brap_v3.01, whole genome shotgun sequence and includes:
- the LOC103831271 gene encoding 30S ribosomal protein 3-1, chloroplastic — its product is MMSSMALHSSLSSASLCSSFISQHPKLSIKASPSFLNQSTKPISLNRRTVALAAPETLTSEPVTGIDTSDTPQPKKVVNQQDEKARVVLKFVWMEKNIGLGLDQHVPGHGTIPLSPYFFWPRKDAWEELKTTLEAKPWISQKKMIILLNQATDIINLWQQSGGNLTSQ